In a single window of the Chaetodon trifascialis isolate fChaTrf1 chromosome 19, fChaTrf1.hap1, whole genome shotgun sequence genome:
- the armt1 gene encoding damage-control phosphatase ARMT1 isoform X1: MAKTHASSQNNVTLPVNERCPTAKMMAADQTVHGVPPSLSAKVVGSFAYLTVRDRLPTILTKVIDTIHRNKNKFFEEYGEEGIVAEKQTISLLSKMRNELQTDKPVLPLTDGLQDTESWNQYLKRHQRQQGDQESVSWFKSPWLYVECYMYRRIQEALWLNPPISDYDVFNESKTQSFFESQQAVMTLCTYLEDVNKNMEDLSKNQLLEHFNKLLQVSLWGNKCDLSISAGQDNSQKISPIDSLNSLKPFILVDDSNMVWSTLTSTQRQGQPGKSTAARVDIILDNAGFELVTDLVFADFLVSSGLVREVHFYGKSFPWFVSDVTANDFQWTIRQTMAANHKWMSKSGVQWQSYLKEGVWSYHDHPFWTQPHEFCDMAADAPDLYAALQGADLLLFKGDLNYRKLTGDRDWDHTVGFDTALRGFGPAPLCSLRTLKANVQVGLQPGQAEKLTSQDPDWMTSGKYAVIQFYCPASEQ, encoded by the exons ATGGCCAAAACGCACGCAAGTAGCCAAAATAACGTAACACTACCAGTAAACGAGCGG TGTCCTACGGCAAAAATGATGGCGGCGGATCAGACTGTGCACGGAGTTCCCCCTTCACTGTCTGCCAAAGTGGTTGG GTCATTTGCTTATTTGACTGTGAGAGACCGGTTGCCGACCATCCTGACCAAAGTTATAGATACAATACATCGcaacaaaaacaagttttttgAAGAATATGGAGAG GAGGGTATCGTAGCAGAGAAGCAAACAATATCTCTGCTGTCTAAGATGAGGAATGAACTACAAACTGATAAGCCAGTACTGCCACTGACAGACGGCCTGCAAGACACAGAGTCCTGGAACCAGTACCTGAAGAGACACCAGAGACAGCAAGGGGACCAGGAGTCTGTCAGCTGGTTCAAGTCTCCATGGCTTTATGTGGAGTGCTACATGTACCGCAGGATACAGGAGGCCCTCTGGCTCAA TCCTCCAATCAGTGACTACGATGTCTTTAATGAGAGTAAGACTCAGAGCTTTTTTGAGTCTCAGCAGGCTGTGATGACCTTATGCACGTACTTGGAGGATGTCAACAAGAACATGGAGGATCTCTCTAAGAATCAGCTGTTAGAGCATTTTAACAAACTATTACAG GTTTCTCTATGGGGAAACAAGTGTGATCTCTCCATCTCGGCTGGCCAAGACAACTCACAGAAGATCAGTCCCATAGATTCCCTCAACAGCTTAAAGCCCTTCATCTTGGTGGATGACTCCAACATGGTATGGTCAACTCTTACTTCCACCCAGAGGCAAGGACAGCCAGGGAAATCCACTGCAGCCAGAGTGGACATTATTCTAGACAATGCTGGCTTTGAGTTAGTCACTGACTTGGTCTTTGCAGATTTCCTGGTGTCATCTGGCCTTGTCCGTGAGGTCCATTTTTACGGCAAATCCTTCCCGTGGTTTGTCTCTGATGTCACAGCTAATGATTTTCAATGGACCATTCGGCAGACCATGGCGGCCAATCACAAGTGGATGTCAAAGAGTGGTGTCCAGTGGCAGAGCTACCTGAAAGAGGGCGTGTGGTCCTATCATGACCATCCTTTCTGGACACAGCCCCATGAGTTTTGTGACATGGCAGCTGATGCTCCTGACCTGTATGCGGCCCTGCAGGGTGCAgatttgttgctgtttaaagGTGATCTCAACTACAGAAAGCTGACTGGGGACAGGGACTGGGATCACACTGTGGGCTTCGATACTGCGCTGCGAGGTTTTGGGCCTGCGCCACTGTGTAGCCTTAGGACTCTTAAGGCCAACGTACAGGTTGGTCTTCAGCCAGGCCAAGCGGAGAAACTCACCTCCCAAGATCCAGACTGGATGACCAGCGGCAAGTACGCCGTCATTCAGTTCTACTGCCCCGCGTCAGAACAGTAA
- the armt1 gene encoding damage-control phosphatase ARMT1 isoform X2 → MRNELQTDKPVLPLTDGLQDTESWNQYLKRHQRQQGDQESVSWFKSPWLYVECYMYRRIQEALWLNPPISDYDVFNESKTQSFFESQQAVMTLCTYLEDVNKNMEDLSKNQLLEHFNKLLQVSLWGNKCDLSISAGQDNSQKISPIDSLNSLKPFILVDDSNMVWSTLTSTQRQGQPGKSTAARVDIILDNAGFELVTDLVFADFLVSSGLVREVHFYGKSFPWFVSDVTANDFQWTIRQTMAANHKWMSKSGVQWQSYLKEGVWSYHDHPFWTQPHEFCDMAADAPDLYAALQGADLLLFKGDLNYRKLTGDRDWDHTVGFDTALRGFGPAPLCSLRTLKANVQVGLQPGQAEKLTSQDPDWMTSGKYAVIQFYCPASEQ, encoded by the exons ATGAGGAATGAACTACAAACTGATAAGCCAGTACTGCCACTGACAGACGGCCTGCAAGACACAGAGTCCTGGAACCAGTACCTGAAGAGACACCAGAGACAGCAAGGGGACCAGGAGTCTGTCAGCTGGTTCAAGTCTCCATGGCTTTATGTGGAGTGCTACATGTACCGCAGGATACAGGAGGCCCTCTGGCTCAA TCCTCCAATCAGTGACTACGATGTCTTTAATGAGAGTAAGACTCAGAGCTTTTTTGAGTCTCAGCAGGCTGTGATGACCTTATGCACGTACTTGGAGGATGTCAACAAGAACATGGAGGATCTCTCTAAGAATCAGCTGTTAGAGCATTTTAACAAACTATTACAG GTTTCTCTATGGGGAAACAAGTGTGATCTCTCCATCTCGGCTGGCCAAGACAACTCACAGAAGATCAGTCCCATAGATTCCCTCAACAGCTTAAAGCCCTTCATCTTGGTGGATGACTCCAACATGGTATGGTCAACTCTTACTTCCACCCAGAGGCAAGGACAGCCAGGGAAATCCACTGCAGCCAGAGTGGACATTATTCTAGACAATGCTGGCTTTGAGTTAGTCACTGACTTGGTCTTTGCAGATTTCCTGGTGTCATCTGGCCTTGTCCGTGAGGTCCATTTTTACGGCAAATCCTTCCCGTGGTTTGTCTCTGATGTCACAGCTAATGATTTTCAATGGACCATTCGGCAGACCATGGCGGCCAATCACAAGTGGATGTCAAAGAGTGGTGTCCAGTGGCAGAGCTACCTGAAAGAGGGCGTGTGGTCCTATCATGACCATCCTTTCTGGACACAGCCCCATGAGTTTTGTGACATGGCAGCTGATGCTCCTGACCTGTATGCGGCCCTGCAGGGTGCAgatttgttgctgtttaaagGTGATCTCAACTACAGAAAGCTGACTGGGGACAGGGACTGGGATCACACTGTGGGCTTCGATACTGCGCTGCGAGGTTTTGGGCCTGCGCCACTGTGTAGCCTTAGGACTCTTAAGGCCAACGTACAGGTTGGTCTTCAGCCAGGCCAAGCGGAGAAACTCACCTCCCAAGATCCAGACTGGATGACCAGCGGCAAGTACGCCGTCATTCAGTTCTACTGCCCCGCGTCAGAACAGTAA